A genomic segment from Pedobacter sp. MC2016-14 encodes:
- a CDS encoding DUF58 domain-containing protein, with protein sequence MDTKELLKKVRKIEIKTRGLSNQIFSGEYHSAFKGRGMAFNEVREYQVGDEIRTIDWNVTARFNHPYVKVFEEEREMTVMLLVDVSGSKNFGTQTQLKQELATELCAVLAFSAIQNNDKVGVLFFSDQVEKFIPPKKGRSHILMIIRELIDFKPQRKGTNVAEALRYFTSAIKKRCTAFIISDFMSDTFLNELKIANRKHDLIALRLYDIHEEEFPDLGLIPVKDEESGVMEWIDTGDAKVRSLFRAAALERNGRLADQFKKSGVDFTGIGTHQSYVKPLMALFKKRERKR encoded by the coding sequence ATGGACACCAAAGAGCTGTTAAAAAAAGTCAGGAAGATTGAAATCAAAACCAGGGGGCTTAGTAACCAGATTTTCTCTGGTGAGTACCATTCTGCATTCAAAGGCCGCGGTATGGCCTTTAACGAAGTAAGGGAATATCAGGTTGGCGATGAAATCCGCACCATAGACTGGAACGTAACCGCACGTTTCAACCATCCTTATGTAAAGGTATTTGAAGAAGAGCGCGAAATGACGGTGATGCTGTTGGTAGATGTAAGCGGTTCTAAAAATTTTGGAACGCAAACACAGCTTAAGCAGGAACTGGCCACGGAGCTTTGTGCGGTACTCGCCTTTTCGGCCATACAAAACAATGATAAGGTAGGCGTGCTGTTCTTTAGCGATCAGGTAGAAAAGTTTATCCCCCCTAAAAAAGGGAGAAGCCATATTTTGATGATTATCCGTGAACTAATTGATTTTAAACCGCAGCGTAAGGGAACAAACGTGGCCGAAGCACTAAGGTATTTTACCAGTGCCATTAAAAAAAGATGTACGGCTTTTATCATCTCGGATTTTATGAGCGACACTTTCCTGAACGAGCTAAAAATTGCCAATCGAAAACATGACCTGATTGCCCTGCGTCTTTACGACATCCATGAAGAAGAATTCCCTGATCTTGGATTGATACCTGTAAAGGATGAAGAAAGTGGTGTTATGGAATGGATTGATACCGGCGATGCTAAGGTTAGAAGCCTGTTCAGGGCTGCCGCACTAGAACGCAATGGGAGACTTGCAGACCAGTTTAAGAAGTCTGGCGTAGACTTTACCGGAATTGGAACCCATCAATCCTATGTAAAGCCTTTAATGGCATTATTTAAAAAACGTGAGCGCAAGCGATGA